A genomic window from Candidatus Pelagisphaera phototrophica includes:
- a CDS encoding right-handed parallel beta-helix repeat-containing protein, which yields MGTLSSLLALIFANALPNLNAEEGAATAYVDPINGGPEGDGSSKRPWRTLEEVIKAGLLPRLPPGTTLKLRDGYHGRAKFSGNNPRPLTIEADEGARPRLARFEIEKGSGWIIRGLVVSPTFAKEGEPPYRGTILTVGERGPAQNIVVEDCFVHDGLESKDWGPKKWMSLHNGMYQGRHGTKLTFRNNFVLNTRFGVQLASTESLFQGNVVSDFSGDGIRVMRDGITLENNVIRNVYVGSGDGDQNHDDAIQCFLFNKGTGTVRNITLRGNLIVNWSDDQQPLKGTCQAIGFFDGPLVNFLVEDNVCLVSHYHGVSLYDAQSSKILNNAVMTRWGGKLQPWVMLGQKKNQAMNNQVHGNLAHSFNFNADPNARVSQNKRVTKKAFYARYDKLAQKIIEKYGQHHAAANRDRL from the coding sequence ATGGGCACCCTCTCCTCGCTCTTGGCATTGATCTTCGCCAATGCCCTTCCGAATCTGAATGCTGAGGAAGGGGCGGCGACAGCCTATGTTGATCCAATCAATGGGGGGCCCGAGGGGGATGGTTCGTCCAAACGGCCCTGGCGCACACTTGAGGAAGTCATCAAAGCCGGTCTCCTGCCGCGACTCCCACCAGGCACGACTCTCAAGCTCAGGGATGGCTACCACGGTCGCGCGAAGTTCTCCGGCAACAATCCTCGGCCCTTAACCATCGAGGCCGATGAGGGGGCGCGACCCCGGCTTGCCCGATTCGAGATCGAAAAAGGGAGCGGCTGGATCATACGAGGTTTGGTGGTAAGCCCAACCTTTGCGAAAGAGGGGGAGCCTCCCTACAGAGGCACAATCCTGACGGTCGGGGAGCGTGGCCCAGCCCAGAACATCGTAGTCGAGGACTGTTTTGTTCACGATGGACTGGAGTCCAAGGACTGGGGGCCGAAGAAGTGGATGAGCCTCCACAACGGGATGTATCAGGGGAGACACGGGACGAAGCTGACGTTTCGTAATAACTTTGTCCTTAACACTCGCTTCGGAGTCCAACTGGCCTCCACTGAATCCCTCTTTCAAGGCAACGTGGTCAGCGACTTCTCGGGAGACGGCATACGCGTTATGCGCGATGGGATCACGTTGGAGAACAACGTCATCCGAAACGTCTATGTGGGCAGCGGTGACGGTGACCAGAACCACGATGATGCGATCCAGTGCTTCCTGTTCAATAAAGGAACCGGAACCGTCCGCAACATTACTTTACGAGGGAACCTCATAGTCAATTGGTCGGACGATCAACAACCGCTCAAAGGTACCTGCCAGGCCATCGGCTTTTTCGACGGGCCCCTCGTGAATTTCCTCGTGGAAGACAACGTCTGCCTTGTGAGCCACTACCACGGCGTATCTCTCTACGACGCCCAGAGTTCCAAGATTCTGAACAATGCCGTCATGACTCGGTGGGGAGGGAAGCTCCAACCCTGGGTCATGCTGGGGCAAAAGAAAAACCAAGCGATGAACAACCAAGTGCATGGTAATCTGGCCCATAGTTTCAATTTCAATGCCGACCCAAACGCCCGTGTATCGCAGAACAAGAGGGTCACGAAAAAAGCGTTCTATGCTCGCTATGATAAACTAGCCCAAAAGATCATCGAAAAATATGGCCAACACCACGCTGCCGCCAACCGGGACCGCCTTTAA
- a CDS encoding nuclear transport factor 2 family protein, translating to MKTNTFITISTATAPENHRLWHRFCNNCIMKLIQLVCLFLIISASSLTLNADNQLRFEKVEENKQMALMFFEKLLADPEALKPIFHKDFTFTYMGKIPDTLVPYGVPYDSESLFTEWLAHIPKVLPFGIELKTTDIIADENGVAVRQKGEAKGKYGQYNNDYSWLFKFKDGKILSIEEFNSDFLVAKSLYGRRLAPSSP from the coding sequence ATGAAAACAAACACCTTCATCACCATAAGCACAGCAACTGCCCCAGAAAATCATCGTCTATGGCACAGATTTTGCAATAATTGTATTATGAAATTAATTCAATTAGTCTGTCTCTTTTTAATCATCAGTGCTTCCTCTTTAACATTGAATGCCGATAATCAGCTTAGGTTTGAAAAGGTAGAAGAAAATAAGCAAATGGCTCTAATGTTCTTTGAGAAATTGCTTGCTGATCCAGAGGCATTAAAACCGATATTCCATAAGGACTTTACATTCACCTACATGGGGAAAATTCCAGACACCTTAGTCCCCTATGGAGTGCCGTATGACAGTGAATCGCTTTTTACAGAATGGCTTGCTCATATCCCCAAGGTTTTACCCTTTGGGATAGAACTTAAAACGACTGATATAATTGCGGATGAAAATGGAGTTGCCGTGCGGCAAAAAGGAGAAGCGAAGGGAAAATACGGACAGTACAATAATGATTACTCATGGCTTTTTAAGTTCAAGGATGGTAAAATTTTATCCATTGAGGAATTCAATAGCGACTTTTTAGTAGCTAAAAGTCTTTATGGTAGGCGACTTGCCCCATCCTCTCCCTAG
- a CDS encoding sulfatase family protein: MNLYRRYVFLSLYLFLWMPASSQPAEERRPNIVFMFADDLGTGDLGCYGHPYAVTPNIDRLAAEGTRFTRHYATGVTCCPSRTGFMTSHHPASFDANMADFGFGDRITITELLNNEGYATGHFGKWHIGADSDGVPEDHYGLDEVKIIGNSDGSDGRDDGLFAAAIDFIKRHKDEPFYVNIWGHITHYPVPPSKRIPEAIAKLEIDESKFDSYMSDKFENTREWGYSVDECFRNYLADVYSLDFAVGRVLHLLDELELADNTIVVFSSDQGAAPNGDYQNDRQRAMDKIFKANMLGWSGGLRGGKHEKYEGGVRIPFIIRWPGHVPPSHVNGSSVLSGLDWLPTLCTLTDTYYDPAQFEGLNVADIWRGGDRNPTRALFWRAGGDAALLEPWKLHLTRKGPELYNLSKDPREKTNVARSHPEITQQLATEIEKWRKTLPAKGQRKGRS, from the coding sequence ATGAATCTTTATCGCCGCTACGTCTTTTTATCACTGTATCTCTTCTTGTGGATGCCCGCTTCTTCCCAGCCGGCCGAAGAGCGCCGCCCCAATATCGTCTTCATGTTTGCGGACGATTTGGGTACGGGAGATTTGGGATGTTACGGGCATCCCTATGCGGTTACGCCCAACATCGATCGGCTCGCGGCTGAAGGCACACGATTCACCCGCCACTACGCCACGGGAGTAACCTGTTGCCCAAGCCGCACAGGGTTTATGACGAGCCACCATCCAGCCAGTTTCGATGCCAACATGGCGGATTTTGGCTTTGGCGACCGGATCACTATCACCGAACTACTCAACAACGAGGGGTATGCCACCGGGCATTTTGGTAAGTGGCACATTGGGGCGGACAGCGATGGCGTTCCCGAAGACCACTACGGTCTCGATGAGGTGAAGATCATCGGGAACTCGGATGGTTCTGACGGTCGCGACGATGGCCTTTTCGCAGCTGCCATTGATTTTATCAAACGGCATAAGGACGAGCCCTTCTATGTCAATATTTGGGGCCACATCACCCACTATCCGGTCCCACCATCGAAACGGATCCCTGAGGCGATCGCCAAACTCGAGATAGATGAATCGAAATTCGACTCTTACATGTCGGACAAATTCGAGAACACGCGTGAGTGGGGCTATTCCGTCGATGAGTGCTTCCGCAACTACCTGGCCGATGTTTATTCACTGGATTTCGCAGTGGGACGGGTGCTCCACTTACTCGATGAGCTCGAGCTCGCCGACAACACCATTGTGGTCTTTTCCAGTGATCAAGGAGCGGCTCCGAACGGCGACTACCAAAACGACCGCCAGCGAGCCATGGATAAGATTTTCAAGGCCAACATGCTTGGCTGGTCTGGCGGGTTAAGAGGGGGCAAACACGAAAAGTACGAAGGCGGTGTTCGGATACCGTTCATTATCCGTTGGCCAGGCCACGTTCCCCCCAGCCACGTCAATGGATCCAGCGTGCTTTCCGGTTTGGACTGGCTGCCCACCTTGTGCACCCTTACGGATACCTACTACGATCCCGCCCAATTCGAAGGACTCAATGTTGCCGACATCTGGCGGGGCGGCGACCGCAACCCGACTCGGGCGTTATTCTGGAGAGCGGGTGGAGACGCCGCTCTTCTCGAACCGTGGAAGCTCCACCTTACCCGAAAGGGACCCGAACTCTACAATTTGAGTAAAGACCCTCGAGAAAAGACCAATGTCGCTCGCTCGCATCCGGAGATTACCCAGCAACTCGCAACTGAGATCGAGAAGTGGCGCAAGACCCTTCCTGCCAAGGGCCAGCGTAAAGGCCGTTCTTGA
- a CDS encoding FMN-binding glutamate synthase family protein yields MTGKLVVNLHKLSRFTNLAIPILAGLFFLAGLRISFYFHFLTVAFIFLSSLNAFYLFAQKGHAILRNFGILGQGRYVLESIGPELRQYLYLSDTEERPFNRNERSEVYRKAQNINSASSFGSQKDFDSTEVKIRHAMFPIRKAELKSAGVTFGEERGCTNPYTLKRPFIISAMSFGSLGQSAVRSFARGAKLAGTLMNTGEGGYPKYHLEEGCDLIFQMGTAKFGVRTEDGHLEDQKLRDLAKKDSIKMIEIKFSQGAKPGKGGLLPKEKITPEISALRGVPMGENVVSPPSHIECVDLESSVRFIQQVQETSQLPVGIKMCIGNPAEFEGLVSEMKRQDVFPDWITIDGAEGGTGAAPKAFMDRVGLPLFPALKKVDDILTEHDVRNRLKIIASGKLVGAGRQLIAFCLGADVVASARGFMLSIGCIQAMQCGSNTCPVGITTHDPELERGLDIDLKSKRVAHYVDNLEHDLQELLCATGCRSVQELSFEHLYVPKGSTLNTFLSSSN; encoded by the coding sequence ATGACTGGCAAACTTGTCGTAAACCTTCACAAGCTTTCCCGCTTCACCAATCTCGCGATTCCGATTTTGGCCGGACTGTTCTTCTTAGCTGGGCTCAGGATCTCGTTTTATTTTCACTTTCTCACCGTAGCCTTTATTTTCCTAAGCTCTCTCAACGCCTTCTATCTGTTTGCCCAAAAAGGGCACGCTATTCTACGCAATTTCGGAATTCTGGGCCAAGGTCGGTATGTCCTTGAGAGCATTGGACCTGAGCTGAGACAGTATCTATATTTGAGCGACACTGAAGAACGGCCTTTTAACCGAAACGAGCGATCTGAAGTCTACCGCAAAGCCCAAAATATCAATTCCGCATCTTCTTTCGGGTCACAAAAGGATTTCGACTCCACCGAAGTAAAGATAAGGCACGCGATGTTTCCTATCCGAAAAGCCGAGCTAAAATCTGCCGGTGTCACCTTTGGGGAAGAACGCGGCTGTACTAATCCCTATACGTTAAAGCGCCCTTTCATTATTAGTGCCATGAGTTTTGGATCTCTCGGACAGAGTGCAGTTCGGTCATTTGCTCGCGGGGCCAAGCTAGCAGGAACCTTGATGAATACCGGCGAAGGGGGCTACCCCAAGTACCACCTAGAGGAAGGCTGTGATCTGATTTTCCAAATGGGGACCGCGAAGTTCGGCGTGCGCACTGAAGATGGGCACCTCGAAGACCAGAAGCTTCGTGATCTCGCCAAAAAAGATTCAATCAAAATGATCGAAATCAAATTTTCTCAAGGAGCAAAACCGGGCAAGGGAGGTTTGCTGCCTAAAGAAAAGATTACCCCTGAAATCTCTGCCCTAAGAGGAGTCCCAATGGGAGAGAATGTCGTTTCACCCCCTAGCCATATTGAATGCGTGGATCTGGAAAGCAGCGTTAGGTTCATCCAACAGGTCCAAGAGACCTCTCAGCTCCCCGTCGGAATCAAGATGTGTATTGGAAACCCAGCCGAGTTTGAAGGACTCGTATCCGAAATGAAACGACAGGACGTATTTCCAGACTGGATTACCATTGATGGAGCAGAGGGAGGCACTGGAGCAGCTCCCAAGGCATTTATGGATCGAGTTGGGCTTCCCCTTTTCCCTGCCCTGAAAAAAGTGGATGACATCCTGACCGAGCATGATGTCCGCAATCGACTGAAGATCATAGCATCCGGCAAACTGGTGGGGGCCGGGCGCCAACTCATCGCTTTTTGTCTTGGAGCCGACGTGGTCGCCTCGGCCCGGGGATTCATGCTATCGATCGGCTGTATCCAAGCCATGCAATGCGGCAGCAATACCTGTCCGGTCGGCATCACGACTCATGATCCGGAATTGGAGAGGGGTCTCGATATCGATTTAAAATCAAAACGAGTTGCCCACTATGTAGACAATCTGGAGCACGATTTGCAGGAGTTGCTCTGCGCAACGGGATGCCGTTCGGTTCAGGAACTTTCCTTCGAGCATCTGTACGTGCCCAAAGGCTCTACCCTGAATACCTTCCTTAGCAGCTCGAACTAG
- a CDS encoding DoxX family protein codes for MNNRSSSIVSWIAQIVAVIIMGQTLFFKFSGASESVQLFTELEMEPEGRVLIGILELVACILLLVPSSITFGAMLGSGLMMGAIIGHFTKLGWEGERFQFGMLAVVVLVACSIILLIRRHTIPLLGYALYERGSSNQTDGD; via the coding sequence ATGAACAATCGGTCTTCCTCTATCGTCTCATGGATCGCTCAAATTGTAGCGGTCATCATTATGGGCCAAACACTCTTCTTCAAATTCAGCGGCGCCTCTGAATCGGTGCAACTCTTCACAGAACTCGAAATGGAGCCCGAGGGGCGTGTTTTAATCGGCATTCTCGAACTCGTTGCCTGTATCCTGCTGCTAGTTCCTTCCAGCATTACGTTTGGAGCCATGCTGGGTTCTGGCCTGATGATGGGCGCGATCATCGGCCATTTCACCAAGCTTGGCTGGGAAGGCGAGCGCTTTCAGTTCGGCATGCTCGCAGTGGTCGTACTTGTCGCCTGTTCAATCATCTTGTTGATCCGAAGGCATACCATTCCCCTGCTCGGCTACGCACTCTATGAACGAGGATCATCTAACCAGACGGACGGGGATTAG
- a CDS encoding tetratricopeptide repeat protein has protein sequence MRFRGRQCLMVILFWEAISFTSSLCAEDFLGVPREVVEEVMELGYNLDLRTPKLIEQIIVDFPESPLGLCLKAARLFRLDDYAEGSDTEISEQFQEASDLAIEAAKNYYNRNPQDHEARYVLGMCELNLARYYIDHRRWFSGFFKATSGLGHLKAILKEHPDFHDAKMPLGVANCFLDKTPSYLKPLAALLRFSGDMELGLQQLKDSETKGFLTRYESLYYQISVQWVLLEDKEAAREILDRFIERFPRNVDALAMRADLDRKTERFKEAFEGYQYILSIPEISYIGEMRDWVMLHSGNVAIQLEKPEIALEKGSVLLETVEPSEKELRAWAQMLYANAILHLGRRGEARVEFAKVKRRDNSEAFKASERILNEMDRDEE, from the coding sequence ATGAGGTTCAGGGGAAGACAATGCCTCATGGTGATCCTTTTCTGGGAAGCCATTTCATTCACCAGTTCACTTTGTGCGGAGGATTTTTTGGGGGTTCCCCGAGAGGTGGTCGAAGAGGTAATGGAATTGGGCTATAATCTCGACCTGAGAACGCCGAAGTTGATTGAGCAGATCATTGTAGACTTCCCTGAATCGCCATTGGGACTCTGTTTGAAGGCCGCCCGGCTCTTTCGGCTCGACGATTATGCCGAAGGATCTGATACGGAAATCTCCGAGCAGTTTCAAGAGGCGTCTGACCTCGCAATCGAAGCAGCAAAGAACTACTATAATCGAAACCCTCAGGATCATGAAGCTCGCTATGTTCTGGGGATGTGCGAGCTCAATTTGGCCCGTTACTACATTGACCATCGGCGTTGGTTCAGTGGGTTTTTCAAGGCGACTTCAGGTTTGGGACATTTGAAAGCGATTCTGAAAGAGCATCCAGATTTCCATGACGCGAAAATGCCTCTGGGTGTAGCGAATTGCTTTCTGGACAAAACACCTTCATACCTCAAGCCGCTCGCGGCCCTTTTGCGGTTTTCCGGCGACATGGAGCTCGGTCTACAGCAGCTGAAAGACTCGGAGACGAAAGGGTTCCTGACCCGATATGAAAGTCTGTATTATCAAATTAGCGTTCAATGGGTGTTGTTAGAGGATAAAGAGGCGGCTAGAGAAATTCTGGATCGCTTCATTGAGCGATTTCCTCGAAACGTAGACGCCCTCGCAATGCGGGCCGATCTGGATCGCAAAACGGAGCGATTTAAGGAAGCGTTCGAAGGGTACCAGTACATCCTGTCGATTCCCGAAATCAGTTACATAGGGGAAATGCGGGATTGGGTGATGCTTCACTCGGGCAACGTGGCCATTCAACTGGAAAAGCCGGAGATCGCACTTGAGAAGGGAAGCGTATTGTTGGAAACCGTTGAACCGTCGGAGAAGGAACTACGCGCCTGGGCGCAGATGCTGTATGCGAATGCGATCCTGCATCTAGGTCGAAGGGGAGAGGCGAGGGTGGAATTTGCTAAAGTGAAACGTCGGGATAATTCGGAAGCCTTCAAGGCGTCGGAGCGTATTCTAAATGAAATGGATAGAGACGAAGAATAG
- a CDS encoding pyridoxal phosphate-dependent aminotransferase — MSIYYAFAMNFAARIQNLKSEGAYRVMGLAQALEKGGRDIVHLEIGQPDFSTFPPIAEEGKRAIDAGFTRYNPSEGYADLREAIANYSKTRGIHASPSQVVVGPGAKPVLLFPLLALLEKGDEVLFPDPGFPSYPADIEIAGGVPVSVPLVEANSFSFDLDELESRITEKTKILILNSPANPTGGVISKADLMAIAALAKKHDFWVLSDEIYSRLVYSDSPADSIYALEGMSERTLIVDGFSKSYAMTGWRLGYAIMPEALAEKVSLLLTHAVGCTAGFTQRAGIVAIQQCDEAVSDIVKTYQQRRNEFVRGLNQIDGFNCRLPEGAFYAFPNVSEVGIPSPVLAERLLNEGGVACVSGTDFGINGEGYLRFSYAASREQLARAVDRIGSFVSKLNK; from the coding sequence ATGTCGATTTACTACGCATTCGCCATGAACTTCGCCGCCCGAATCCAAAACCTCAAATCAGAAGGCGCCTATCGAGTGATGGGACTGGCTCAAGCCCTCGAGAAGGGAGGCCGCGACATCGTTCATCTGGAAATCGGACAACCTGATTTCAGTACCTTCCCGCCAATCGCTGAGGAAGGAAAGAGAGCCATCGACGCGGGCTTCACCCGATACAACCCTTCCGAAGGATACGCAGACCTGCGAGAGGCGATCGCGAACTACTCGAAAACCAGAGGGATCCATGCAAGCCCTTCGCAGGTGGTAGTCGGGCCCGGAGCCAAACCCGTTCTCTTGTTCCCGTTACTTGCGCTTCTCGAAAAAGGGGACGAGGTTCTTTTCCCGGATCCCGGATTTCCTTCCTACCCTGCCGATATTGAAATAGCCGGTGGAGTACCGGTTTCAGTACCACTGGTAGAGGCCAACAGTTTCTCTTTCGACTTGGACGAACTCGAAAGTCGTATCACTGAAAAAACGAAAATTCTGATACTTAATTCTCCCGCCAATCCCACTGGTGGAGTCATCTCGAAGGCCGATTTAATGGCAATCGCCGCCCTCGCTAAGAAACACGACTTCTGGGTGCTGAGCGATGAAATCTACTCACGCCTTGTCTACAGTGATTCCCCTGCGGACAGTATCTATGCACTGGAAGGCATGAGCGAGCGTACCCTAATTGTAGACGGGTTTTCCAAATCCTATGCCATGACCGGATGGCGGCTCGGCTACGCGATCATGCCCGAAGCCCTCGCGGAAAAAGTGTCGCTTTTGCTTACGCATGCAGTCGGCTGCACGGCTGGATTCACGCAACGAGCGGGCATCGTTGCGATTCAACAGTGCGACGAAGCGGTATCCGATATCGTGAAGACCTATCAGCAAAGGCGCAATGAATTCGTGCGCGGACTCAATCAGATTGACGGATTTAACTGCCGCCTTCCTGAAGGCGCTTTCTACGCATTTCCCAACGTTTCCGAAGTTGGAATACCTTCGCCGGTTTTGGCGGAGAGACTGCTAAATGAGGGGGGGGTCGCCTGCGTCTCAGGAACGGATTTTGGGATCAATGGCGAAGGCTATCTCCGATTTAGCTACGCCGCGTCTAGAGAACAGCTGGCGAGAGCGGTCGACCGAATTGGGTCATTTGTTTCAAAACTGAATAAGTAA
- the fbaA gene encoding class II fructose-bisphosphate aldolase, with protein sequence MPVATPKQYEAMLDAAQKGGYAYPAVNITSIVTINAALKAFADTKSDGIIQVSTGGGQFASGLNVGDAAFGAIVLAEATHVLAEKYDVLVALHTDHCHPEKVDSFLRPLLEASRKRIAEGKGPLFQSHMFDGSVVALDENLKISKELLKECAELGIILEVEAGCVGGEEDGHDTSGLPAEKLYTTPEDMLEVYEALQPLGRFIFAATFGNVHGAYKPGSVKLKPTILRDGQKAVMDKHGAEAEMDLVFHGGSGSDLSDIRETLDYGVIKMNIDTDTQYAFTRPIVTHICQNIEGVLKIDGEVGNKKTYDPRSYLKAAEKNMADRLIQAAKDLLSEGNTIFGKA encoded by the coding sequence ATGCCTGTCGCAACACCTAAGCAATACGAAGCCATGCTGGATGCCGCCCAAAAAGGGGGCTACGCTTATCCTGCGGTTAACATCACATCCATTGTGACCATCAACGCCGCTTTGAAAGCGTTCGCTGACACTAAGTCAGATGGCATCATCCAAGTTTCCACGGGAGGCGGCCAGTTCGCTTCCGGTCTCAATGTGGGCGATGCCGCTTTTGGAGCGATCGTTCTCGCCGAAGCGACCCATGTCTTGGCGGAAAAGTACGATGTACTCGTGGCGCTGCATACAGACCACTGCCATCCAGAGAAAGTGGATAGCTTTTTGCGTCCTTTGCTAGAAGCATCTCGTAAGCGGATCGCGGAAGGCAAAGGCCCACTGTTCCAGTCCCACATGTTTGATGGATCGGTTGTCGCTCTAGACGAGAATTTGAAGATTTCGAAAGAGCTTTTAAAGGAATGTGCCGAGCTGGGCATCATCCTTGAAGTGGAAGCCGGTTGCGTTGGCGGTGAAGAAGATGGACACGATACTTCCGGTCTGCCTGCAGAAAAGCTCTACACGACTCCAGAAGACATGCTGGAAGTATACGAAGCGCTTCAGCCACTCGGCCGTTTCATCTTCGCGGCGACTTTTGGAAATGTACATGGAGCGTACAAGCCCGGCTCTGTTAAGCTAAAGCCAACGATCCTTCGCGATGGGCAGAAGGCGGTCATGGACAAGCATGGCGCCGAGGCGGAAATGGACCTCGTGTTCCATGGCGGATCGGGGTCGGATCTTTCCGATATTCGGGAAACGCTCGATTACGGTGTCATAAAGATGAACATCGATACGGATACTCAATACGCCTTTACGCGCCCAATTGTAACTCACATCTGCCAGAATATCGAAGGGGTGCTCAAGATTGACGGTGAAGTGGGCAACAAAAAGACCTACGATCCGCGGTCCTATCTAAAAGCGGCCGAAAAGAACATGGCCGATCGCCTCATCCAGGCGGCCAAGGATCTGCTTTCCGAAGGTAACACGATTTTCGGGAAAGCATAG
- a CDS encoding sulfatase-like hydrolase/transferase: protein MQRRDFLKTAVAGIAATATSSTVLRADYHSKPNVIFLLADQMRAHDMGCMGNSQVITPSLDKLASEGLLVTNMIAASPVCTPYRGQLMTGRYGHATGVVHNDIKLPNSEVTIADKMVEAGYHTGYIGKWHLAGHRNNPVAKEDRRNWKFWAVRNCSHAHFDPEYWINDDTEAVTVDGWEPDVQTDVAIEYIRTHRDDPFFLAVSYGPPHNPYRAPERFLDSYEGRTLAERPNVPPRAKKDEDQLLQYDAMVTSLDDCVGRITKELDRLGVAEKTILVFTSDHGDMLGSQGHRLKQRPWEESINVPFIIRYPEKIKAGLKRDWIVSSVDLMPTLLGLCGANIPDKVQGFDHSEVFVGKSPETRDSAYLFNTHNGGGPGCDWRGIRTKDWVYAYHMEGDWILYDLKKDPYQLNNLVGQAQYRSKRNELREKLEDLRSELSENLPLNGVLPDPIRLPELA, encoded by the coding sequence ATGCAACGAAGAGACTTTCTTAAGACCGCAGTCGCCGGTATCGCGGCGACCGCCACATCGTCAACGGTCCTGCGTGCTGATTATCATTCCAAACCGAATGTCATATTTCTTTTAGCCGACCAGATGCGGGCCCACGATATGGGTTGCATGGGCAATTCACAGGTCATTACCCCGAGTCTGGATAAATTGGCCAGCGAAGGATTGCTGGTTACCAATATGATTGCGGCTTCTCCGGTTTGCACGCCTTACCGAGGACAGCTAATGACAGGTCGGTACGGTCACGCGACCGGTGTCGTTCACAACGACATAAAGCTGCCCAATTCCGAAGTCACCATCGCTGACAAGATGGTGGAAGCAGGTTACCACACCGGCTACATCGGGAAATGGCATCTGGCAGGGCATCGGAATAACCCGGTCGCTAAGGAAGACCGGCGTAATTGGAAATTCTGGGCTGTTCGGAATTGTTCCCACGCTCACTTCGATCCTGAGTATTGGATTAACGATGACACGGAAGCGGTCACTGTGGATGGCTGGGAACCGGACGTGCAAACCGATGTAGCGATTGAATACATTCGCACTCACCGCGATGACCCTTTCTTTTTGGCGGTTTCCTACGGTCCCCCGCACAATCCCTACCGAGCGCCTGAGCGCTTTCTCGATTCGTACGAAGGCCGTACCCTAGCAGAAAGGCCAAATGTCCCCCCTCGGGCAAAGAAGGATGAAGATCAACTGCTGCAATACGATGCCATGGTCACCAGCTTGGACGATTGCGTGGGGAGGATCACCAAGGAACTAGACCGTCTTGGAGTCGCGGAAAAAACGATACTGGTTTTTACCTCGGATCACGGTGACATGCTCGGTTCGCAAGGGCACCGTCTGAAGCAACGCCCTTGGGAGGAATCGATTAACGTGCCTTTCATCATACGTTATCCAGAAAAAATCAAAGCCGGTCTAAAACGCGATTGGATTGTCTCGTCGGTCGATTTAATGCCAACCTTGCTCGGCCTATGCGGCGCCAATATTCCGGATAAAGTCCAAGGATTCGACCATTCAGAAGTATTTGTAGGGAAAAGCCCAGAAACTCGCGATAGCGCCTACCTTTTCAATACTCACAACGGAGGGGGTCCGGGCTGCGACTGGCGTGGCATTCGAACTAAAGATTGGGTCTACGCCTATCACATGGAAGGCGATTGGATTCTCTACGATTTAAAGAAAGATCCCTACCAACTGAACAACTTGGTAGGACAAGCTCAGTACCGCTCCAAACGTAACGAGCTTCGAGAAAAGCTGGAAGACTTGCGAAGCGAGCTGAGCGAAAATCTTCCCCTCAATGGAGTATTGCCCGATCCGATACGCCTACCTGAGCTAGCGTAA
- a CDS encoding helix-turn-helix domain-containing protein codes for MNLQDLGDRIRHRRKKSGLTQTDIANAVQVSPQAVSKWERGENAPDISILPDLAQLLGVSIEWLLGCQSIDKDVIEATIVDIRARAAREKSEHLEPRDFANWTNSVCYQVTESALRFGGIPIKTRGAGILCLFSGSHHQDRAIDAALNAIQLFNEPLKVGMSSGMIYFGAIGHPDYARPDIIGEAVSIALLNSEWADDHTDTATAIDAKTIEGSQLRDNISLTRRQVTFPGISHQVTAVELPIK; via the coding sequence ATGAACCTGCAAGACCTCGGAGATCGAATCCGCCACCGCCGAAAAAAGTCCGGCTTAACCCAGACAGACATCGCTAACGCTGTCCAGGTAAGCCCGCAGGCAGTTTCGAAATGGGAGCGGGGGGAAAATGCGCCGGACATCAGCATCCTTCCTGATCTGGCTCAGTTGCTTGGAGTATCCATCGAATGGCTACTGGGTTGCCAAAGCATAGACAAGGATGTCATTGAAGCCACCATCGTCGATATTAGAGCTCGAGCCGCCCGGGAAAAGTCTGAACACCTAGAACCTCGGGATTTCGCCAACTGGACCAACAGTGTTTGCTACCAAGTCACCGAATCCGCCCTTCGCTTTGGGGGGATTCCTATCAAGACTCGTGGTGCAGGAATCCTCTGTCTTTTCTCAGGCAGTCATCATCAAGATCGTGCCATCGATGCCGCTTTGAATGCCATCCAGCTATTCAACGAGCCCTTGAAAGTGGGAATGAGTAGCGGGATGATCTACTTTGGGGCCATCGGCCATCCCGACTATGCGAGACCAGACATCATTGGCGAAGCCGTGAGCATCGCCCTTCTCAATTCAGAATGGGCGGATGACCATACGGACACTGCAACCGCTATCGACGCAAAAACAATCGAAGGATCCCAGTTGAGGGATAACATCAGCCTAACCCGACGCCAGGTCACCTTTCCCGGCATAAGCCACCAAGTGACCGCCGTCGAACTTCCCATTAAGTAG